The DNA sequence taatgaataaaaaaaaattattgtcgtGCTTACGCGAGAACAAAGAAGGAACAGCCCAGCATGACTCAAACAAGTGCGATGAGAACGCACGAATGTTCTCGCAGACACGGCCTTCGCAGATTTGTGCTATGTTTGAACGCTTAGCTTGCTGATTGTtagtaaggaaaaaaaattactgaagagTATGCCTGCAAAGACTGGTAAATATGAGAGGGAATCCTCGATTTTGCTACTTATTTTGCATGAGGATATATGGTCCCCAACTCGGGATGAGAGAAAGAAACTTTTATACgaaatagaaaaacaaataacGATCCACTATTTGAACAAACTCCAGTTTAAATACTTATGCTTCCTTTAAGCGAACCACGAGTAGTTCTGTGTGAAAAATTGTTTTAAAATGAAGGTGGAAATAAACACGAATGAAGCTATCATTTATTGAAACAAGGAAACATCCTGCCTGGCTGAATGAATGAACAGGGATCTTTTTATTTCTACTTTTTTCCCACTCGATTAGTTGACCGCCCTGCCTCttctctccttgctttcttttgctgTACATACATTTTcgcatacacatacatacatcccggccacggcggccgcatttcgatgggggcgaaatgcgaaaacacccgtgtgcttagatttaggtgcacgttaaagaaccccaggtggtcaaaatttccggagtcctccactacggcgtgcctcataatcagaaagtggttttggcacgtaaaaccccaaatattattattattattatacatttTCGCGTAAGAAGAAACATTATGCGAAAGtgaccaataaaaaaaaaaccctgtaTTCTGTGAATTCAACGTGACACAGTCAAGTGTATAGATGACAACCACGAAGGAAATGAAGGTAAAATAGCATGTGTCAGCGTGCAAGTTGAGGTAGTGTGTGACTTTATTTCCACAGGCAAGCGCACACTAGCAGGTGATGTTTCacaaaggaaggaaaactttTTGTTGCAAGAAGTTTGACAGGGCGCAGGTCGGAAGGCACAAAAACACGTGGTTTGGCTCGGGGCTGCTGTTAATTTACTTGTCAAGATACATGCTTTGTCATAATAACTTGATGTGGTCGCCGTCATCATTGGTGGTGACCCCTCCGGTGACATCTTCGTCCTTTCCAGTTTCTATGGCGAGCCCATTGGACACTGGCCGTCGTCGTGGCAGGAAGTGCTCTTCGAGCAAAGCGGCGATCAAAGCCAGGGGCTTTTCAAACAGCGCGTGCAGCATGAATGCCGCCGCAAGTGAAGCGACGCAGTTTCCAGCCGTCAGGATGGCCTGAGCATAAACGAAAAGATGCAGGACGTAAACACTACAGACAGTTCAAAACTCAAAAGAAACAGTGTAGTATTACTGCTATTTGAAGATGTCTGAACCTCGACTTATCAGAAATTGAATTATATGTGACCCGCAGACAAACCGTCTTCTTAGGCATACAGATCTGAACAAAATTTGCATAGTAAAATCTCATAGACACTTTGATAATTTGCTAAAATAATTTATTGTCATTACATTTTGCTACGGAAGGCAtattactgaaaaagaaaaaatatagctATAGGTGGAACTTTCATTTTCTGAATTGCGCGCCCGAACCTCAGTGGCGTACGTCAGAGTGACGAATTTCAAAGTGTATCGTGGTATCTCGGTTCTTGTGACGTAGGAAAAATTCAGTCTTGTTTTGGCTGCTTTAGAATGCGATGTGATCGATATGCCCACAAACGATTAGCCCCGCACGTGCAGATGATTCCAGCACCTATGGCGCCAAGGCGAGTGGGTGCGTCGCTGCAGGACGGGGTCAGCACCAgtgtacagtgtactagaagagGCCAGTAGGTTCAGGGAGGGCCCGCAGCTGACGCTCCTATTGTAGACCTTAAACACGCACAGCACATTCGTGATTCGCGCCTCAAACGGATGGTTtgtactggccaccctgtgttctCCGCTTGTGACGTCACCTCAGGGACACATATGACAGCCCTGGTGGCGGCACCTTGCAAAACTGCATTGAATGAGAGACCATCGCGACTATGCCCTTTGCTGCTTCGGGTAGCAACGCGACCTTCACCAAGTAGGCTTGTTAATTTATCTTTTCGCGAAGAAGAGTCGTGCAGCTCAGGTCGCGCAGCGCAACTTTTGATTGGTTTACCATCGGTCCAATGCAGCAGCAATTCGCCTAACGAATCACTAATTCTGGTAAAGGCGAACTTGCGCGGCAGCCACTGATGCCTCTATTGCTCAATGAACGAAGAAGACGGATCAGCAGAATTGGAGAAGGCGACTTTCAGCGCTAGAAGCAAAATGCGTTTTTGTGGACACAAACCGTTACGCCAGCGTCGATGAACACATCTGAGTCCACAGGGTTGACATCAAAATTCGTACAATCGAGGCAAGGACATTGCCCAGGAGTGTTCGCACATGATGCAGCTGATAATGTTCTGAATCCTACGGCGCCGTATTTTTCAACAAACTGAGGATGCTGAATAAATTTTTAGCCAGCTAGGTTATATTCATGTATTTGCAATGGCGCATAGGTTTGTACAGTATGGGCTAGGAATTACTAGGTTAAATATGCAAAAAGCAACGCCTTGCATCAGGCTACAAAGAAATACTTCTTTTGTAACATCCACATGGATTTAATGCAATAGTGCATATAGAGATTTTTTGGCGGAAATATTTAGGCACGCAAAGAATAATACAAATTGATTCCTTTCAGATAACTTCTGTTATGAACTtgtgataagaaaaaaaaattaacagttTGAGTTCGTCTTAGAAGGTGTTTATTCAGCAGTTGGGGAACAAATTTCCCGCGTATGTAGCTATTATAGCTCTTCTTCCTGACCAATACGTCATTAACGGCATTACTCACGTCACGATAAGCAGCTCACAAAGCTGCTAGTTGCAATGTTGGTTTCAATgtggtgttttttctttttttaatgctatTTATGCATTCCTCTATGAATCGCATTCCGTTACGCGTAAATTAGGTTCCATAAAAATTTCATATGATAACTTCAGTGAAGAGGCAAAACATACCGCTGGTGTTGGCATTTTACTGATAAGCATGGATATTATAAGTATGAAGTGCTATTTCTGTGTAGAAAAGTACACCTCAAATATAATCAGTTGACAATTCTACTTTCTAATTACCATAAGTAATTAGCTGTTTATATTGTCGTGCTACCTTTTTATAGTCAATCACCTTCTGAAAAATTCATTTAAAAACGGAATTATGTGTTACGACGGTATATTTCGATTATCCAGTGCGGCGCAGGTGTCTATCATAACCATCAAACACGGCACGTGATCTTCGAGGAAGTATAGTATCGTCGCATAGAGACAAACCTAATCCGCATTCGAAAAAACGAAAGCTGGAGCTATATAGGAAACGGACACACTAAACATTATTGGTGGCATACTGAATGGCGTTAAAGCAAGACAGTAACACTTACCATGAAATTATATCCTCCGTCTACTCTTCTAGTAAAAGTGGTCCACTAGTACTGCATCATAATGTCGTGAATCATGTATGTGGAGACGGAAAGCCTACTCAACGGAGCCCATGCAGGCCAGGCTAGTAGACTGCTGAGAAAGCCTGCGCATTAGGAGGCACAAGAAGAAAAGCTTCATAGACAAAAAATATGAAGGGTGTAAACACACCCCCGTAGTGCGTGTGAATGAACACAGGTAATAATTGAGTGATCCGGGATTAAAGAAGCGGGCTAATGTACTCAACTTAAATGGCTCGCGGTGCTGTGCATGACCATGCTGGTCAGGCGAATATTattgatgtctttctttttgcaaGGTATTCGAACGTGAACATTAAACAAGGAATTCTATATCAGGCTGAGTGAAAGATGAGCTTGTAGTCAGTACCGGGAACTCGACACATTCTGTAACAAATCAGTGCTTCATGAACTGCACAAGATTACAGCAAAAATTGCAATCTGCTAATGAATACGTGTATTTGTGCTGTACTACAGTTATAACACTATCTGTTATATTGAACTTTCACTCGACTTCAGCGGGTCGAGAGGGTCAACTTTGCACAAATATGGATTGGTGACCTGCAGGGGAGGCAATGAATAATGAGATAGAAACAGAGAGAAACTGGAGTGCGCGAAAGTTAATCTACTACGAACACAGAAGCAAAATATATTTTGGATTTGCGAAAGGAACTTCTCGAGATCTAGGTTCACCAGAGTGCTTATGCAATAACCTTTAAGGTTGATCTGTGTCTCGTGCCATGCCTACTTCGCCTTGACTTTTATGAAGCCCACAGCGTGAACAACTGCTGGTTCTTCATATCGTTCAGTAATGAAGCGCTCCAGGCTttaattacagtgaagaaaaaaagacactaGTACAGTTTATGACTACTTTGAAGCAGAGGTAGTTTAGCTTTCATTTAACTGCGTCAGGTATTATGGATTTGCTGCATTTGTGTGAAAGTTAGAATATATAGCTCTTAGGGCGACGAGCTTTGATTTAGGCCATATATTTTATTCAGTAACATTGCTGGAAATTGAAATTACAGAAAACCGAATAGGGCACGAAGCTTACAACTTTCCAACTGAACAATGAATTTAAGAAGATAATGCAATTGTTTGAACTGCACCTACTGCGATGTATACagagaaaaggaaatatatattacAGGCTTCACCGATGtatttaaataatttttaaagAACTATACCGCAGCGCACGTAAACAATGGAGCTGTGCATATGATTTGTAAATTGGTAGATCAATTTCACACAAACTGTAGACGAATACAGCATGTCTTACCGTTTTATATTCTAACAGGTGTGTTTTCGTTAAGAATTGTGTCATAGAGAACTTGGTGGCtaaatattttcaaaattttTCGATTTTCATCACGAATTGTACACTATTTAATCCACTAAATTGTCATTATTCTCCTTCAAATCACTAGAATTTTCATTTATCTCTCATGTACAGTGAATTTGGTTAAAATCGTTTGGAGTTTATAAAGGTGCCACTTCTTGCATTCTACgtgtactctttttttttaattagggaACTCAGACTTTAAAAATGGATGCCTACCATTTTTCATCCGTCACACCTCCTTCTATAAGCGGCAGATTTACACTCCTTCCATTAGCACCTACCACGAACGACAACAGAACAACATGGTTGTTCTGTAAAAGAGCCTGACACTATGTAACACGTATTTCTTGACTGTTGGTACCCGATTTTCCAATGTGACTCCCCGCTGTGCAAAACTAACAAAATAGTTTTATAGTTTTTCATTGATCACTGTGGAATTGGATACTTGCCTGCTGAGTGCACGGGTAGAGTGCCACATACTACACTGTTGTTGCGGTGTACGAACAGTTCATAGGAATCATAACATATGCAGGTTTGACTATTAAATACAAATGCGTGATAACTTCGATAAAGCTTTATAAAAAGCGTGGGGCTAGCGAGAAGGCTGTACCACCTGAGCTAACTGAGTTGCTCAATTCATGAAGATTTAGTTCTCGTGAAAAAATCGTAGTCCTTTTGCTGCAGCCAACACACGATTAAAGATTTGTTTTCTGATATTGTATCTTGTGTGATTGTACTaagaggcaataaagaaaaaaaagtcgcagtttcgtacGAGGGGCGAAGCATTGATGTCGATAGCAATGTGTTACACAACTGCTCGAAGTAAGCTTCGTAGTTTTATCTGCCGCATATTTGCAGTAACCGTTAGTTTGCTAATCAAATTCGCAAACGTcgtttcacgcgcgcacaggcgTACATGAACCGATCTCAATCGATGAGAGCGAACACGTTGTGGCAACTCTGGCGTGGTGAAGCGCGATAATCGAGACGAGCGAATGCCTTTGCTGCCTCTCTCTCCAACGCGTCTCTGAAACACGAGATTGCGTGTTCTCCTACACAAGGCGCCCGCGAAGACAGCGCATGTGCAGCGACCAGCCGTCTATACTCTCCCGGCCTTGCCTTCTTCCGGAGATTACCTACAGTATTGCGCGCAGCGGCGCGCGGCTGTGTTAGAGGACCCACTGTACCCCCCGCCCCTCTTTGTATTGCGTGCGTCTTGATCGAGGCACTCTACGCTCCCCTCCGTACCCGAGTCGCGATGTTACCATCAGACACGCTTTAATATACTTAGTTATAGAAGAGGCCTGAAACTAAGCGAGAGGTGAGCATATCTACCGCGAGTGCCTCGTATGAGCGCGGTGGTTAAGCACATTGTCAAAATTATTATGAATCTTGGTCACGTTACAGCCGCGGAGGCGAAATTATATGGAACGTTGGAGGAATGAAACAACTGTTGAAGAAATTGTTAAAGTTGCAATTTCGTGCTGAAACGGTAGCGAAAGCAGACAGTTTTAGGGGCGTggggcgcattttttttttgcattgtccTCGATGAATGCTGCGGCAAGCGGGTTCAGCTCTCGCGTTCTGAACCACCTCCAATGCACTCACCTGCTCTGTCTGCGAGGCAGGTGTAGATTATCCACGCGATCCCGGCGCTGAAGAGCCCGCGGTGTGTGGCAGCGTACAGAGCCGTGATGACCCTGGCAGGTTGGTTATGTCCTGTCCACAGGACACTTCCGAATCGGGCGATGCAGATACGGCAGGGCGCTGTCACCCACAAAAAGGCCACCTTGTGCTGCGACGGTATCGAAAATGGAATGCATTGTTACGAAGGTTGCATGACTCTTGGAGACTGTAGAAAGTAGTGTAGACTGTACTAGACGGTCCGACACATGTATATCGTCATCTATCAGTGGATTCTGGGTCGTTGTTGGCATCATCGATAGAGAATTCGGCAGAAGGCTCACGAAGGCACTAAAGCGCTTAGGCACCTACGCTTTTCTCAACGAAACCCTTTGCCTTGGCCGTTCGTGCTGTGTCCTCGGCCAATGACAAAAACTTTATTAGGGGCCACGTGGCGCTACACGGTAAAAACAATGCGATTCCTATAATATGGGGACCAAGACACCAGCTATGGTTCAGTGTGTATGCATATAAGAAAAACCTTCCGAAGTGGACGTCTCTTCTGCAAATTTCGCTTTCTAATTTATGGCAGTAACCTATAACGCTTTCATTACGTCTGTGTTAGCGATGGTTATTCATACTAAGTTGAGAAAAGATTTAGGAAGGTATGAATTGAGTAAATTATTGAGAGGCATGGGTGCCGTGAACTGTACCGATATCGCCTGTTTAATGCGTGCAATATTTCTGACGCTCATGAGGCAATCGAAATAGCAGCATTGCTTCAAAGAACGTATTAGTGAGAACCAAAATCGGAGCCATATTATTTCGCATGTCGCCCCGGTATTGTGTTTTCTATTTCGCATTTGTTTCTTCCTGCTGGGCGATCGAACGTGCGAATCATGTTCCGAAACGCCTTGGAGAAAAAATGCCCCAAGTTTATTCCATTGCTAATGCAGTGGTTACCTATTCTTATGAACCATTCCCGTGTTACTATATGTGAAGGCCGAGCTCTAAAAATTACTTTAATTTATCGCGTGTAGCAGGtgtctaacccccgtattcagagaTCCGCTGTAACTGATGCTCGTGCTTGATTTGGTTAATTTAACGCCAGGCGTGAACGTGCAGAAGTTGCTCATAGCGATTCCCAGGGCTCGTTTGTGCTAGCCGACCACTTAACAAAGTCAAGCACGGTCTCCAAACTAAAGCGCATTTCTGAATACGTTTGTTAGAATTGCGTTCCAATCTGAGAAGCGCACCATAGTCATCGGCCTAATGATTCCATTTCTAAAAGCTGTGAGGGAAGACATTGTTGACTAAGGCAAAATTACCTGCTTATGCACAAACATCACGCAAATATTCGGGGATTCTGGAGACAGTATACTACATGTGATGTTGCGGCTGGCTGCTCCGAGAATATTCACCATAATCTAACTGAACAGGCTCCTTGGACAGGCTGTTCGTTTCCCAGGAGTTTCGAAACAACAATGATCATGCAGCCAGTACATGTGTATCAGTTAGCTATTCTAGGACGGCCTACCTCGAAGATCTCCTTTTGGATGGCCTTCTCTAGTACCCTAATCTAGGAGAGAGCTAAGTGCCTTCAGAAAACTCTTTCGTTAGGCAGTCGTACCGCGCCTTCCTGCGCATCGATATAGGTAAGTGTGCGTCAGAGTTGGAGGGGATTCAAGACAGCTACAGCCCGGATGCTTCACTTTACATTTTCTTAATAAGTGCTCTGTTTTGGGGACCTATGGAACTCCCATGGTTTCAGTCCAGTAAATATCGTTGCAATAGGAGAGCACCACCTCACTCGCGTGTTGTGAATATGTAAAAAAACAACACACCACCTGTACCCATTTTGAATATTATAGTCATCGGACATTCCCTCCACGAGAACATGCTGACGTGAACGTGGACGACGTTGATTTAACGCTTCGTCATGGTGCATTTACCTTTTTAgtgtctttatttcttttttgctgtaGACGGATAGAAATAGAGCAAGCGAGGCATTTTCTACTTCAATCTGTCTGGAGAAAACAGTTTATACTGAAGCAGGAACAACACGAGAGAATAATATATTTAAATGTTGGCTCGATAACTATTTGGGAAATGGCTAACTCTGGGAAATGGAACAGACAATGCACTGTGGAGGCATGCTAGCGTTCGAGAGATGTTTCGAGACGGTGCCAATTTAAATTGTACAAACAAGTGCACAAATTGTACTTTTGTCAAGTATTTAGTTACTTTCCTAAATTAAATATACCGAATATAACCTCAAATGCAAGATGACTGTATAGATAAGTGCATTCGAAGTTCTTGAATAACTACGAAAATAGAGGAaattgtgaaagaaagaaaagatctggggtgctataacgtaaaactattccaagatTTTATATCGCAATTTCGCTCTCAgcactccgcgattggtcaaacattttgttgggccacccccactacACCTATCTGTCACACGACAAtatgaaaaccgcaatagctctcCGTCTCGCATGACGTGTGTACgcttattatgcatgatttgaccgaacaaaagaaaaatacgtATTTCCGATTTGACaccttttcgtcattagccctcggatattggtcaaaagttttcgagtGGCGCCCTCTTCACTCACCTGTcatgtgacgtcacaaaaccgcaaaacctcaccgcgtcaaagtgacgtgtacgccttAAAGGTGCatttatatgccgaacaaaactgaattttctactgaatagccgcaggctgcccctttccgaaaggaataaaagatggctgccgccgatcgctcaggcactgactggctactcgcacctgccggagagcatggcttTATTGGTGCATaccaaaactttttgcgtggccatgtaacgtttccTAGCAAATTCGGCACGTTtaagacctcgttctgccaactcttctttgctgaagacccgttttagcgtcattcttaagcttccgttgcatgccaccgggGTTTTCGAACAGCCTC is a window from the Dermacentor albipictus isolate Rhodes 1998 colony chromosome 6, USDA_Dalb.pri_finalv2, whole genome shotgun sequence genome containing:
- the LOC139046973 gene encoding nose resistant to fluoxetine protein 6-like; amino-acid sequence: MQHAAEVSHSHSAGEHDYYMPSYCLGILAGFWYVTKAPHRLPRHKVAFLWVTAPCRICIARFGSVLWTGHNQPARVITALYAATHRGLFSAGIAWIIYTCLADRAGFLSSLLAWPAWAPLSRLSVSTYMIHDIMMQY